Proteins encoded in a region of the Quercus lobata isolate SW786 chromosome 8, ValleyOak3.0 Primary Assembly, whole genome shotgun sequence genome:
- the LOC115954416 gene encoding aquaporin SIP1-1-like: MGVVKEAIGDALLTSLWVFSTPLMGVLTTIIATYLGVQANPLAGFFITTNISTILVLSFSIIGAALGGASFNPSTTLSFYTAGLKPESSLISLAARFPAQAAGGVGGAKAILQLMPSQYKPRLKGPFLRVDLHTGAIAEGVLTFLINFTILFIVIRGPKNPLLKVWLIAVATMGLVVAGSGYTGPSMNPANAFGWAFVNDRHNSWEHFYVYWICPFAGSALAASIFRFLFLSPIKQKKA; encoded by the coding sequence atggGCGTGGTGAAGGAGGCAATAGGAGATGCCTTATTGACATCCTTGTGGGTGTTCAGCACACCATTGATGGGAGTTCTTACTACTATCATAGCTACATACCTTGGTGTTCAAGCCAATCCATTGGCAGGCTTTTTCATCACCACCAACATCTCCACCATTCTTGTGTTGTCTTTCAGCATAATTGGCGCAGCCTTGGGTGGTGCTAGCTTCAATCCATCCACTACTCTCTCGTTCTACACAGCAGGTCTTAAACCTGAATCCTCTCTTATCTCCCTGGCCGCTCGCTTTCCGGCTCAGGCGGCTGGTGGAGTGGGTGGTGCCAAGGCTATACTACAATTGATGCCAAGCCAATACAAGCCCAGGCTAAAGGGACCTTTTTTGCGAGTGGACTTGCATACTGGAGCCATAGCAGAGGGGGTGTTGACTTTTCTGATTAACTTTACTATCCTTTTTATTGTGATCCGGGGTCCTAAAAACCCACTTTTGAAGGTGTGGTTGATTGCTGTGGCTACAATGGGTTTGGTTGTTGCAGGGTCTGGTTATACAGGGCCTTCCATGAATCCAGCCAACGCCTTTGGCTGGGCATTTGTGAACGATCGACATAACAGTTGGGaacatttttatgtttattggATTTGTCCCTTCGCTGGATCAGCTTTGGCTGCTTCGATCTTTCGATTTCTCTTTCTGTCACCAATCAAGCAGAAGAAAGCCTGA
- the LOC115954972 gene encoding 5'-adenylylsulfate reductase 1, chloroplastic-like isoform X2, protein MKPIHVEPKRSELTVPLATTLATPVMVEKVDECPKNDHTDKLAKDLQGASPLEIEKDDRFEKAGDDATVTLRAEDVTLIEAWLFEAGITGLKEYQSSETTEGTPVIQVDPSFEGRDGEIGILLKSNAVADVENQEYWSFLLAINVLFNSIPFHGYNSFGYEKEGMWWWEETDQAKECGLYKAMELDHLTVF, encoded by the exons ATGAAACCCATTCATGTAGAGCCTAAGAGGAGCGAGCTAACAGTTCCTCTAGCAACCACATTGGCTACTCCTG TGATGGTTGAGAAGGTTGATGAATGTCCCAAAAATGATCATACTGATAAGCTGGCTAAGGATCTTCAAGGAGCTTCTCCCCTAGAGATTGAAAAAGATGATCGTTTTGAAAAAGCCGGAGATGATGCTACTGTAACTTTAAG AGCTGAGGATGTCACTTTGATTGAAGCATGGTTATTTGAGGCTGGGATCACTGGCCTAAAAGAATATCAGTCCTCGGAAACTACAGAAGGCACTCCGGTTATTCAAGTAGACCCTTCATTTGAAGGAAGAGATGGTGAGATTGGCATATTGTTGAAGTCGAATGCAGTGGCAGATGTGGAAAACCAAGAATACTGGAGCTTCCTTCTAGCCATAAATGTGCTATTTAACAGTATTCCTTTTCATGGATATAATTCATTTGGGTATGAGAAGGAAGGGATGTGGTGGTGGGAGGAAACGGATCAGGCTAAGGAGTGTGGCCTATATAAGGCTATGGAATTGGATCATTTGACGGTCTTTTGA
- the LOC115954972 gene encoding 5'-adenylylsulfate reductase 1, chloroplastic-like isoform X1 encodes MKPIHVEPKRSELTVPLATTLATPVMVEKVDECPKNDHTDKLAKDLQGASPLEIEKDDRFEKAGDDATVTLSRAEDVTLIEAWLFEAGITGLKEYQSSETTEGTPVIQVDPSFEGRDGEIGILLKSNAVADVENQEYWSFLLAINVLFNSIPFHGYNSFGYEKEGMWWWEETDQAKECGLYKAMELDHLTVF; translated from the exons ATGAAACCCATTCATGTAGAGCCTAAGAGGAGCGAGCTAACAGTTCCTCTAGCAACCACATTGGCTACTCCTG TGATGGTTGAGAAGGTTGATGAATGTCCCAAAAATGATCATACTGATAAGCTGGCTAAGGATCTTCAAGGAGCTTCTCCCCTAGAGATTGAAAAAGATGATCGTTTTGAAAAAGCCGGAGATGATGCTACTGTAACTTTAAG TAGAGCTGAGGATGTCACTTTGATTGAAGCATGGTTATTTGAGGCTGGGATCACTGGCCTAAAAGAATATCAGTCCTCGGAAACTACAGAAGGCACTCCGGTTATTCAAGTAGACCCTTCATTTGAAGGAAGAGATGGTGAGATTGGCATATTGTTGAAGTCGAATGCAGTGGCAGATGTGGAAAACCAAGAATACTGGAGCTTCCTTCTAGCCATAAATGTGCTATTTAACAGTATTCCTTTTCATGGATATAATTCATTTGGGTATGAGAAGGAAGGGATGTGGTGGTGGGAGGAAACGGATCAGGCTAAGGAGTGTGGCCTATATAAGGCTATGGAATTGGATCATTTGACGGTCTTTTGA